A genomic stretch from Longimicrobium sp. includes:
- a CDS encoding MATE family efflux transporter, whose product MSAPAPAARYDRSIVEGPLRPAVWKLAWPGMLANVVGGLQGMVDHVMVGHMVGYAGNAAIGVAWQIFLVVIAFISSLFTGMGVLVARAAGARDSERVDRVVYQAFLTALGISVGVMAPLGYFLAPWLLDRVNAAPAVQAEALPFLRVMFLFSGGMLVFFMLGGALRAAGDARTPMVLGFVMTALNLGLNLLLIPAFGTVGAAMGTTIASGLVAAYALFRLVRGGWVVSFPRGGGWGPDWGVIRALFSFGLPTGIQGIAMNVSGVLMLAYIGSLAQSAAAQAAYAVSYGQLFSLITWTSVGLMGAAAAVAGQNLGAGQPDRAADAVRVTAAIGLGGAACVGVLFLAAPRVLLALFGMDEPAAVELGVQLLRVLGVSGMFVAVALTYTGGLQGTGDTRGPLYISVASQVVLPLGICFVVRRTATLDPIDVWLAILAGHVARCTLSVLRFKQGRWRAIAVDIAPAPSS is encoded by the coding sequence TTGAGCGCACCCGCCCCCGCTGCCCGCTACGACCGCTCGATCGTGGAGGGCCCGCTGCGCCCGGCGGTCTGGAAGCTGGCGTGGCCCGGGATGTTGGCGAACGTCGTCGGGGGGCTGCAGGGGATGGTGGACCACGTGATGGTGGGGCACATGGTGGGGTACGCCGGGAACGCGGCCATCGGGGTGGCGTGGCAGATCTTCCTGGTGGTGATCGCCTTCATCTCGTCGCTCTTCACCGGGATGGGTGTGCTGGTAGCACGGGCCGCCGGCGCGCGCGACTCCGAGCGGGTGGACCGCGTGGTGTACCAGGCGTTCCTGACGGCGCTGGGGATCTCAGTGGGGGTGATGGCGCCGCTGGGGTACTTTCTGGCGCCGTGGCTGCTGGATCGGGTGAACGCCGCCCCGGCGGTCCAGGCGGAGGCGCTCCCCTTCCTGCGCGTGATGTTCCTGTTCAGCGGCGGAATGCTCGTGTTCTTCATGCTGGGCGGGGCGCTGCGCGCGGCCGGCGACGCCCGCACCCCCATGGTGCTGGGATTCGTCATGACGGCGCTCAACCTGGGGCTCAACCTCCTCCTGATCCCCGCCTTCGGCACGGTGGGCGCCGCCATGGGAACCACGATCGCGTCGGGGCTGGTGGCGGCGTACGCGCTCTTCCGGCTGGTGCGCGGCGGGTGGGTGGTGTCGTTCCCGCGGGGTGGCGGGTGGGGGCCGGACTGGGGGGTGATCCGCGCCCTCTTCAGCTTCGGGCTCCCCACCGGAATCCAGGGGATCGCCATGAACGTGAGCGGGGTGCTGATGCTGGCCTACATCGGCTCGCTGGCGCAGAGCGCCGCGGCGCAGGCGGCGTACGCCGTGTCGTACGGGCAGCTCTTCTCGCTGATCACCTGGACGTCGGTGGGGCTGATGGGCGCCGCCGCCGCCGTCGCCGGGCAGAACCTGGGCGCGGGTCAGCCGGACCGCGCCGCCGACGCCGTGCGGGTGACGGCGGCCATCGGGCTGGGCGGGGCGGCCTGCGTGGGGGTGCTCTTCCTCGCCGCCCCGCGCGTGCTGCTGGCGCTCTTTGGGATGGACGAGCCCGCCGCGGTGGAGCTGGGCGTGCAGCTGCTGCGCGTGCTGGGGGTGTCCGGGATGTTCGTGGCGGTGGCGCTCACCTACACCGGCGGGCTGCAGGGCACGGGCGACACGCGGGGTCCCCTCTACATCTCCGTGGCCTCGCAGGTGGTGCTGCCGCTGGGGATCTGCTTCGTGGTCCGGCGAACGGCGACGCTGGACCCCATCGACGTCTGGCTCGCCATCCTGGCCGGGCACGTGGCGCGGTGCACGCTGAGCGTGCTGCGCTTCAAGCAGGGCCGCTGGCGCGCAATCGCCGTGGACATCGCCCCAGCGCCATCGTCCTAA
- a CDS encoding glycosyltransferase, whose product MTRSIHAIASPALGGAERFFARLVSALHESGYPSMAVLRRGSLLDGTIDAAVPRVLTGMANSLDVRTMWTIRRLVARHRPEVVQTYLGRATRLTRVPRGSDTIHLARLGGYYRPRSYRHADAWVGNTRGICDYLVQQGFPADRVFHISNFAEAPEPSTDAGPAREARERLGIPDDALMLFALGRFRPSKGFVDLLDAFALLPREVGGRPLRLVVAGEGELRDELLAQAQRLGIANRVSWTGWLPEPAPYYAAADLFICPSRIEHLGNVILEAWGRNVPVLSTRTRGAEELMVDGETGLLVAASDAQAMRDGILRALESGQPELRRLADAGLHTVRTRHSKEAIVAAYRELYAHLVSIGRRR is encoded by the coding sequence ATGACCCGATCCATACACGCCATCGCCAGCCCGGCCCTGGGAGGGGCGGAGCGCTTCTTCGCCCGGCTGGTGAGCGCCCTGCACGAGAGCGGCTACCCCTCGATGGCCGTCCTGCGGCGCGGAAGCCTGCTCGATGGTACCATCGACGCCGCGGTGCCGCGCGTGCTCACCGGGATGGCGAACTCGCTCGACGTGCGCACCATGTGGACGATCCGGCGCCTCGTCGCCCGCCACCGCCCGGAAGTCGTGCAGACGTACCTTGGCCGCGCCACGCGCCTCACGCGGGTGCCGCGCGGCAGCGACACGATCCACCTGGCGCGGCTGGGCGGCTACTACCGTCCCCGCAGCTACCGCCACGCTGACGCCTGGGTGGGGAACACGCGCGGCATCTGCGATTACCTGGTGCAGCAGGGCTTCCCCGCCGACCGCGTCTTCCACATCAGCAACTTCGCTGAAGCGCCGGAGCCTTCCACCGACGCCGGCCCGGCACGTGAAGCCCGCGAGCGCCTCGGCATCCCCGACGACGCGCTGATGCTCTTCGCCCTGGGCCGCTTCCGCCCGAGCAAGGGCTTCGTGGACCTCCTCGACGCCTTCGCCCTCCTCCCCCGCGAAGTCGGCGGCCGCCCGCTGCGCCTGGTCGTCGCCGGCGAGGGAGAGCTGCGCGACGAGCTCCTCGCGCAGGCCCAACGCCTGGGCATCGCGAACCGCGTGAGCTGGACGGGGTGGCTCCCGGAGCCGGCGCCGTACTACGCGGCGGCGGACCTCTTCATCTGCCCGTCGCGCATCGAGCACCTGGGGAACGTGATCCTGGAGGCGTGGGGCCGCAACGTCCCCGTGCTCTCCACCCGCACCCGCGGCGCCGAGGAGCTGATGGTCGACGGCGAAACGGGCCTCCTCGTCGCCGCGTCCGACGCGCAGGCGATGCGCGACGGCATCCTGCGCGCCCTGGAGTCCGGCCAGCCGGAGCTGCGCCGCCTGGCCGACGCCGGGCTGCACACCGTCCGCACTCGCCACAGCAAGGAAGCGATCGTCGCCGCCTACCGCGAGCTGTACGCGCACCTGGTGAGCATCGGACGGCGTCGCTGA
- a CDS encoding arylesterase: MPKFRLFRALPVLLVALNFGCTGAESKPAADASSAAEAAQDPSARKTVLFLGTSLTAAQGLDPEQGFPAHIQEKIDSAGLPYEVVNAGQSGETSAGARSRIRWILEQPFDVLVLETGANDMLRGSDVDSLAANLQAVIDTVRSRRPDAAIVLAGMYATPNLGPGYVRRFDALYPEVARRNRLPLIPFLLEGVAGESELNIEDGVHPNARGHEVIAETAWKTLEPVLRERAGASGQ; this comes from the coding sequence ATGCCTAAATTCCGCCTTTTCCGTGCGCTGCCGGTGCTTCTGGTGGCGCTGAACTTCGGGTGCACGGGAGCGGAAAGCAAACCGGCGGCGGACGCATCGTCCGCCGCCGAAGCCGCGCAGGACCCTTCCGCGCGTAAGACGGTGCTCTTCCTGGGAACCTCGCTGACGGCCGCGCAGGGGCTGGACCCGGAGCAGGGTTTCCCCGCGCACATCCAGGAGAAGATCGACTCCGCCGGCCTCCCCTACGAGGTGGTGAACGCGGGCCAGAGCGGCGAGACCTCTGCGGGGGCGCGGAGCCGCATCCGCTGGATCCTGGAGCAGCCCTTCGACGTGCTGGTGCTGGAGACGGGCGCCAACGACATGCTGCGCGGCTCGGACGTGGACTCGCTGGCCGCCAACCTCCAGGCCGTCATCGACACGGTCCGTTCCCGCCGCCCCGACGCCGCCATCGTCTTGGCCGGCATGTACGCGACGCCCAATCTGGGCCCTGGGTACGTGCGCCGCTTCGACGCGCTCTATCCGGAGGTAGCCCGCCGCAACCGCCTCCCGCTGATCCCCTTCCTTCTGGAGGGCGTGGCCGGCGAGTCCGAGCTCAACATCGAAGACGGCGTGCACCCCAACGCCCGCGGCCACGAGGTCATCGCCGAGACCGCGTGGAAGACGCTGGAGCCCGTCCTTCGGGAGCGAGCCGGGGCCTCGGGCCAGTGA
- a CDS encoding ABC transporter ATP-binding protein — protein MLIVRDLEKSYRSGGQQLAVLRNVNFRVDAGETVAIVGHSGSGKTTLLGLLAGLDSPSRGSVELEGTDLGTLSEDGRARLRRERIGFVFQAFQLIPTLTARENVEVPLELRGTPDPARAQELLARVGLGDRGHHYPAQLSGGEQQRVAIARAFIHAPTVLFADEPTGNLDRTTGTRIIDLLFELNREQGTTLVLVTHDPDLATRAGRVIRLEDGAVVGDERSAA, from the coding sequence ATGCTCATCGTTCGTGATCTTGAAAAGAGCTATCGGAGCGGCGGGCAGCAGCTCGCCGTGCTCCGCAATGTGAACTTCCGCGTCGACGCGGGCGAAACGGTCGCCATCGTGGGCCACTCCGGGAGCGGGAAGACGACGCTCCTGGGTCTGCTGGCCGGGCTGGACAGCCCCTCCCGCGGCTCCGTCGAGCTGGAGGGGACCGACCTGGGCACCCTCTCCGAGGACGGCCGCGCCCGGCTGCGCAGGGAGCGGATCGGTTTCGTCTTTCAGGCGTTCCAGCTGATCCCCACTCTTACCGCGCGCGAGAACGTAGAGGTCCCCCTGGAGCTGCGCGGCACGCCGGACCCCGCCCGCGCCCAGGAGCTGCTGGCCCGCGTGGGGCTCGGCGACCGCGGCCACCACTACCCCGCCCAGCTCTCCGGCGGCGAGCAGCAGCGGGTGGCCATCGCGCGCGCCTTCATCCACGCCCCCACCGTGCTCTTTGCCGACGAGCCGACCGGGAACCTGGACCGCACCACCGGCACCCGCATCATCGACCTCCTCTTTGAGCTGAACCGCGAGCAGGGGACGACGCTGGTGCTCGTCACGCACGACCCGGACCTCGCCACGCGCGCGGGCCGCGTGATCCGCCTGGAGGACGGCGCCGTCGTTGGCGACGAGCGGAGCGCCGCGTGA